Proteins encoded by one window of Akkermansia muciniphila ATCC BAA-835:
- a CDS encoding DUF6941 family protein yields the protein MDILVSTLCDFAADYQGKLCIQGGFDSLVARQFPVVHPVCAVALRICLTPEDEGTHELGLSIVDADGTPLDKERMPIKINFPVPAFPEGASFFTRNLIMNFQGLRFEKPGNYSIDLTVDGELASRVPFRVVQVQEEAAQA from the coding sequence ATGGATATTTTAGTTTCTACTCTTTGTGACTTCGCCGCCGACTACCAGGGCAAGCTCTGCATCCAGGGCGGCTTTGACTCCCTGGTCGCCCGCCAGTTCCCGGTCGTGCATCCCGTCTGCGCCGTTGCTCTGCGCATCTGCCTCACTCCTGAAGACGAAGGCACGCACGAACTGGGCCTGAGCATCGTTGATGCCGACGGCACGCCGCTGGACAAGGAACGCATGCCCATCAAGATCAATTTCCCGGTTCCCGCTTTCCCGGAAGGAGCCTCTTTCTTCACCCGCAACCTGATCATGAACTTCCAGGGCCTGCGTTTTGAAAAACCGGGCAACTACTCCATCGACCTGACGGTTGACGGCGAACTCGCCTCCCGCGTACCCTTCCGCGTAGTGCAGGTGCAGGAAGAAGCCGCCCAGGCCTAA
- a CDS encoding SDR family NAD(P)-dependent oxidoreductase gives MHTARLQYDRIIITGASSGFGEAFAGTLAPHTAELVLIARNEAALRQLAAALEKHHSGLHASVLPCDLADEASLNMLISRLDSLPPGRTLLINNAGAGDYGDFSDGRWEKIRFLLRLNVESLTRLCHALVPSMKRNGGDIINLSSLGALLPIPDFAVYAATKAYVSSLSEALRLELREHGIRVLVVCPGPVSTGFGKAARRPGFTGNMMPGRNAFDTSVETVVKDSLRALARGRARVFPGMKIRLAAILLAAAPLGLIRLFMGRRPRKVLPASNDSPSSAS, from the coding sequence ATGCACACCGCACGCCTCCAATACGACAGGATTATCATTACGGGCGCATCATCCGGCTTCGGGGAAGCGTTTGCCGGAACGCTGGCCCCCCATACGGCGGAATTGGTGCTCATCGCCCGGAATGAAGCCGCCCTGCGCCAGCTTGCCGCCGCCCTGGAAAAACACCATTCAGGCCTTCATGCCTCCGTCCTTCCCTGCGACCTGGCGGACGAAGCCTCCCTGAATATGCTCATTTCCCGCCTGGACAGCCTTCCTCCGGGAAGAACCCTTCTGATTAACAACGCCGGTGCCGGTGATTACGGAGATTTCTCGGACGGCCGCTGGGAAAAAATTCGTTTTCTACTGCGCCTGAACGTGGAAAGCCTCACCCGCCTGTGCCATGCGCTGGTCCCCTCCATGAAGAGGAACGGAGGAGATATCATCAACCTCAGCTCCCTGGGAGCCCTCCTGCCCATTCCGGATTTTGCCGTTTATGCGGCCACCAAGGCTTATGTTTCCAGCCTGTCGGAAGCGCTGCGGCTGGAACTGCGCGAACACGGCATACGCGTGCTGGTCGTCTGCCCGGGCCCGGTTTCCACGGGTTTCGGAAAAGCGGCGCGCCGCCCCGGCTTTACCGGAAACATGATGCCGGGGCGCAACGCTTTTGACACGTCCGTTGAAACCGTCGTGAAAGACAGCCTCCGTGCCCTGGCCCGCGGACGCGCCCGGGTCTTTCCCGGCATGAAAATACGACTGGCCGCCATACTGCTGGCCGCCGCCCCTCTGGGGCTGATACGCCTTTTCATGGGCAGGCGCCCCCGGAAAGTCCTGCCGGCATCCAATGATTCTCCTTCTTCAGCATCATGA